In Hypomesus transpacificus isolate Combined female unplaced genomic scaffold, fHypTra1 scaffold_170, whole genome shotgun sequence, the genomic stretch TATTATAAAGGTCATttaattattttattgttttctcAGGTGTCACTGACAGTGAGAGCATTTTGGCTGACAGGTAAAGAAAATATatcattgttttcttttgtttacTTTTACTGTAAGAATATGCAAATTTGCACAAGATTATGCAGTGGTAGTGATGTACTGGTTTggaaacccccccccaaaaaaataaactgTACCGATGCAGGTGCATACAAGGTGTCTACAAAACAAAGCTACAGTGCTGTAACAGGTGAAATAGCTTTGTAGTGAAATATACCTTTTGTGCATCGAAAGAGTTAAAGCTGAGGTGGTCTTTAGACTTTAATTTTTTACAAACCATAACCCACCACATAAATGTAGTCAATatatacaaatgtaaaaaaccTATTGGAAATGTTGACCATCACTGTGTTGTGCCTTTCCCCTCAGATCCGAAGAGGATGCAATTGCTGCATTTAATTATTCTGTCCTTATACTCTCGACATACTCAGAAAAATGTTTTGATGATCTTCAGAAAATCATCAAAGATTTGTATGCCTTGGCTGATGAGTTTGAAAACCAACACAAGAACTCCACCATAGGCAGTTTGAGTGGGGGTGTTATGGGTGCAGCAGGTGGGATAACCTCCATAGTGGGTTTAGTTCTGGCTCCTTTCACTCTTGGTGCCTCTCTGATCGTCACTGGAGTGGGAATAGGGGTAGCTGTGGCTGGTGGGGCTGTTGGTGCCACTTCAAACATAACTGGCATGGTCGAACAATCCAACTTTCGCAAGATTGTGGAAGAGAAATGTCAGGAGTTTAACACCAAAATAGACCCCATGATTATGGCTCTTACAGAAATTGAAAGTTGCAGTACATCTTTCCAGCAGTTTCTTAATGATGAGTCAACTTCATCCACAACCGGTATGGTGGTTTCCAGGGCTTTCAAATTGGGTGGTGTAGTACCAGAGGTGGTGCGTCTGGCTCAGGTAGCGAGCATAGGCAGAGTAGCTGCCCAGGCAGCTAAAGCGGTGCGTGTGGCATCAGCACTCACAGGGGTCCTGTCTGGGCTCTTCCTCATCATGGATGTAGCCTTCATAGTAAAAGATTCCAGAGAGATCCATGAAATCAATACTATGagagaaaacagtaacaccaaTGCCAATCCAGGAAACTCAGGGACAAGAACAAGCAGTGCTGATCTACTGGAAGAAGTAGAAGAAGAGAAAGTTCCCAGGTCAAACACATTAAAACTAATAAAAGAAATCAGAGAGATTGCCGGACATTATCAGACAGCCCTTGATGAGGTGAGAATAGCAAAAACTATGTTAGAAAGTGAGCAGACAAAATGTTCCTATTAGGAAACGTCATCGCGTTCTTCAATATTGTCTCCAACATATCCCACTGGATCCTCAGATTTTCTCAAAGGGGTGAAGGAACCTAGTCCTGTAAAAAACATCTGTGTTGCgacattttcaaaatattttctaAAGTAGCATAAATTCTGTGCCTGATTGGTAAATGATATGACTTGCATTATCACAACTGTAATGAACTTTACATTTTACTGTTATGATAATTGTTACTCATTTTTGTAGTAATTTAGCCAACGCTTGAACCTCTAAGATTATATTCCTGCTGTCCtttttggtggtggtggttcaACACTTGTGGAAATGAAACCACGGCACCTATTTACTGATACATAAGCTAGCGTTAAGGCTCAAACAGAGTTCTCTTTAATGTTTGTAAATATTAAGGAGATGTTTTCTGCTAAGCTCTAAGTGTATTTTCCATATATGTCATTTCTATATGCATTGAACATATATTACATATTGTATTTTAAAACATGAGCATACTTTGAATTATGTGTTTCATCTTAACCTGTGATGTTCTGTGAAACAAATATTATGATTGTACTTGATACTTTTCTTTGTGTAatagtttgtgtttgtatttgaccTTCTATCCATATGCAGAACATATATATACATCTATAAATTATTCTATTATACAATACAAGAAGTGCCAGACTGATTCTGAATCTTGTATTAGAAGTGCCAGACTGAATCCGAATCCTGTACTGGAAGTGCCAGACTGAATCTGAATCCTGTACTGGACGTGCCAGACTGAATCTGAATCCTGTACTGGAAGTGCCAGACTGAATCCGAATCCTGTACTGGAAGTGCCAGACTGAATCCGAATCCTGTACTGGAAGTGCCAGACTGAATCTCTGCTTCCCCACAGTGGCCTGCAGCTGCACCAGCATCACACTCAGGTCCCTCAGCTCAGCATGGCAGCTGGATCACAGGACATCATCCATCAAACTGTCACAGATCACACTGAGCCTCTGATGAATTGtgtttcctttcttccttctttATAGTCATTTGTTTTTGACTGAAAACTTACTCAGCCACttttgtaagagagagagaggcctaggAAATGTTTGCTTTTGCAACGTTTTGAGTCCTCAGTAAAAAAAACTATTGTAACCACTAAAATGCATTACACTTAGGCTGCACACAACCTATTTCAATGCAAGATCTCTTTGAAATTGCCATCATGCATTAATGTAATGTTATAAAAGTGATAACAAATTTAAAGGTGTCAACGGTAACTAGCCGATGTTTGAAGTTGTCTTTATGCTGGTTGAGATTTTACCATCAGTAAATAACCcaataatgtattatttattatttcccCTTCAATTTTATTGCAAACATTTTATACAAGTGTCATTATATCATAAAATGTCCATGTATGTAAGTTACAAAGAACATTGTATAGGATGTGGGATTATTATTGTTATAGGCCATGGTATCTTTGCATCAATTTGGTTGCACGAATTGTTGAACAGcaggcaaacattttcacaaaTTACAGTTTTCTCTCAAATTGTAGGCATCTCATTCTGGTATTATCTAATCACATGTTTTCCTTCAtgggaaagagaagaaaaccaCTGAATGAGGAGTAGTGGTTGACATTATCACTAATGTGAAGTCCTTTCCAAAGCATTACATTAACCTGCTCTCCCACTTCTAACATGAGGGTGGCGCTGTTGGACGAGGACTTGGCACTTCCTTCTCCATTGTCGTACCAAGACACAATTTTCTGTCCATTTTTGGTCAAACTGCCTCCTGTGACATCCCAGTCAAAAGCAGTAAAGGTAAAATGGTAGATTCCTCTGACTAGGGCAGTAAACATTCCTTCAGATAAAGGGAATGAAACATATTTATACATAAATGTATCACCTTATTAACCATAAAGTGTTATAATGACCACCATATTAACAACTGGATACTGTATAATTACAAGGTGACTTACCTGAGGATGGATTGTAGGAATTCCCAATGTTTATGAGAACACGCCGGAAGACAAGGGGATAATCTTTATTAAACGGTCCAATTTTAACATCAGAACCCCCTCCCAGTGTTGCAGAAAATGCCACGTGAGGTCTCTCTATGgaaatgtaaaagaaaatagGAACATTAGATATCATATTGTAGCAGATAAAGTAAAAGGTCCACTGGATGTAAAGCTCATTTTCAATATATGTCCCCAAAAGGTTTTTTAATCGTTTACCTTGATTTATTCTCTTTAGTTCATTCACCGCAGTGTTCAGTGTTGACACTTGGCTCTTGCTGGCTTCCATCTTCACTTTCATGTCTTCCAGGGCTCTGACAGccgtctccagcctctcccccatgGCTCCCAGCTCTCTCAGCACCGTGTGGAGGGTCAGTTCACAGCTCAGCTGGTTTGTTATTGTGGtcatcctctcatctccccgGCTGGGAGTCTCCACCTCACCAGCCTGGTCTGGGTGAGCCTGCTCTGGTGTGATGTCGTTCTCACTGacttctcctcctccgtcctcggacagagaggcagacacacagaagcAGCAGTAGCAGAAGGTGACTCAGGTTACTGTCTCTCTTCATTTTGCAGTTGAACGCTGTACCTGACAGTTTCACAGTCCTCTGCTAACTCTGTTCTAACTCAGACTGTAGACCCATTTTATACACGTTGTAGTACCTGTTATCTTGCCTAAATGAGAGGGTGTACTTATAATAAATAGCAAGGGTCATAACTGATACTGAGGAAGGTGCCCTGTGTTTTATCAATGATATTGGCAATTAAACTCAGACACTAACAgacagtttcccagacatggattaagacTACACCTAAATTAAGAACACAATTCATGATCTCCAGTGACAAATGCTTTTAGTCTGCTGGGGAAACTGAGCCTTTATGTGGTATTACATTTCAgttgaaaaataaaaattatgTAATGGAGATTGAGCTTTGTGAATGTGCAATGTTGCGGTAACTCACTGTCAAATGTAACTTTGAATTTAAAGAGATTCTGTTGAATGCATTGTTACGTGGTGATTTTAAACATCCACAGCCTGATTATACCACTGCAGAGGTCAAACAAAGGtcatcacaacaacaaaaacaaaggtCATCATAAAGTTGATTTGAACCTTTTCACACAACGATATGTTCTATACTGGATAACGGCACTGTTGTAAACGCTGCACGTGTCTGATAACGTCGGACCAAATTATTGTGATCTTCGGTTTGTTTTTTAGTTTATGTATTTCAGCGTGCAGACAGATGATTGACGAAGTGAAGGTTAAATTCAAAGAATATCTACCACATTTCTTTTATAACTCTGATGAGAAACATGTAGGCCTTTAGACTTTGGGCTTATAGAGTCCAGTTGCTGGCAATCTACCAATAGACTAACAGGGTTTTCCAGCAGCACACAGCTTTAGCACCTGTTATAGCGCTGAAACTACACTGGTCTACTGTTATTCAAACCACATGACCTCACTTATTGCTGACTCACATTGAGACTTTTGAATCGCATGCAGTTTAATGTCATACAGGCCGGAGTTCTGACTGAAACAAAACCCCTGTGACCCAGCACCTAAGATTAGCTGCTTGTTGATGTCGGATGACCCCTCTGAGATGCTGTGGCGTACtaagacaagcagacagacagacagacagactgaccaaCCAAGAGTAGAAGCATCtttgacagacagaaagacagataagCCCTGGGGGATGAAATGTAAATAAGAGACCCTCTATGAGTGAAAGGGATTTTTTTCCAGAGGGTTTAGTCGGGAAAGGAGCTCTAAGGGACGGAGTGATGCATTGTCGGAGCAGTAACCATGGAGATGACATAAGCATGAGAAAAGTGTATGGTAGACAAACGTACGCTAAAGAGCTCTTCCAGACCTTGGAGGGTTTCAGGGACTCCTCTCTGCTCACTGACCTGACTCTGAGCACTGAGGATGGGCTGAGCTTCCAGGTCCACTCCCCTGTCCTGGCTGCTGTCAGCTCCCTGGTCCACCACAGTCTGCAGGACGGGGATGCAGagtgggagaagaggggaggatctGTTGAtggtgacacacagagagaggtgtcGATGGTTCTGGGTCCTGGGATGGACCGTGTAGGGCTGGCGGGGGTGCTGGAGTTTGCCTACACTGGGGTCATAGCAGCCTTGAACACAGGAAATCTGGTCCAGATCCAGACTGCAGCTCAAGTACTGGGAGTTCCCAGAGTTCTGGAGCTctgtagagaggaagaggagaagatgaagataggaggacagaagaagacagaggagaggaaaatcTCAGCTGCAGAACAGATGGAGATCAGTCTTCAGTCCATCAGACAGCTGTGGACACAGAGAGTAGGCTGTGATGTCGTACTGGGGGTGGATGGAACTTCTTTTTATGGTAGGTACAATTTCTTCTTCATCTACATGTAGTGGTGAAAACTGTATATGGAGTATTATGCAAATTGAGCACATTTAGCTGAGACGAACcagaaataaatcattgtgcATTTCCTTCTGCTAGCTCACAGAGTTGTCCTGGCTGCCAGTAGTGCTTATTTCAGAGCAATGTTCACCAGTGGGATGAAAGAATCCCAGCAGTACTGTGTGACTCTCCCCTTCCTGTTGGCATCGGAGCTGGAGATCCTGATTGGTTGCTCGCACAGCGGGTCACTTTCTCTCAATTGGGACTGTGTCTTTGAGGTCGGCTGCACCGCCCTCCGGCTACAGTTCCAGGCCGCCTTCTCACTGTGCATCGACTTCCTGCAACAGGAAATAGGCATCAACTCCTGCCTGGATGTGGCGTCCTTCGCTGAGGAGTTTGGGATGGCAGATCTTCTCAAAACAGCCGACAACTTTGTCCTCCGGAACTTCAATAAGGTCTCAGTCACAGAGAAGTTCAAAGACTTGCCCTTTAAAAAGCTTCGTAAGTTCCTGAGAAGCCTTTACCTCTGTGTGTCTTCTGAACTTGTCGTATTTAAGGCAGTGGTGTCCTGGATCGAGGTCAATCCCATGACCAGTCATAGACTGATTAGAGAGCTGCTGAAAACTGTTCTGTTCCCTTTAATGACCTTCACAGACTTTAAAGAGATCAAAGCCATGAAAATATGGACTGATTGCAACTCTGTTTATCTCTTGAAGACCTTTCTGAAAAAATTCTGGTCTTATCGCTTTGCCTCAGACAACCATTACAGGATCTACCTACCCACAGAGACATTGGTCTTGGTAGGTGGAAACCAGTTCTGTGAGGATACACAGGTACATATTCCTAGCCAAGaattgtggtttggtaattccCTGAGGAACCATATTGGCATTGTGAAGAGTGTGGAGTGGAGGAAGCTGGGAGAGATACCAGAGACACCCAGGGTTAGTCATGAGGTGGTGGTTCTGGAGGGGAAGTTGTTCGTGGTCGGAGGCAGGAAGTTCTGGAATAGATCGGACGCCCTGAGCTCAGCCTGGCGGTGAGCTGAACCATCAAAGGTTTCATCTTTGAAGTTCAAACTTTCATTGAATTTATTGTTCTCATTATTGTTTCTTCAATTCTGACTCTCATCAGGTACGACCCAGCTACAAATGAATGGCAGAAGCTGGCCGACATGCAGGAGCCAAGGTTCTCCTTCTCTGTGGTTGCTGTGGATGGTTTGATATATGCCATAGGAGGAGACTTCGAATACCAGGCTAACTTTGACAGGGTGGATCGCTACTGCCCAAAGACAGACTCCTGGAGGTGAGATGGAAGGGGAACGTTTTGACACATTGGTTTGATGAAATGGTTCTTGATGGAATTAAAAAGCCTTGTTTGTATAGGGGTTTTAGGGCAATCTGACAGGGAAAGCCAACTAAATATTAAATAGTCACAATTACAAATATTGTGACCTAAAGTATTTTAAGTTTGCATTAAAAAACATAACCTACCTTCCTTTCAGCTCCTGCAAACCTCTGGACTCTGCCTTGAGCGGCCACTCTGCCTCAGTGCTGGACGGCCAGATCTTCATCTCAGGAGGCTTCAACTGCAACTATGAGTGTCAAGTGTCCATGTTCCTCTACCACCCAGAGAGAGGAACCACCTACCTGACTGACATGATCCAACCCCGGGCCTTACACTGCATGGAGACCCTCAATAACCGCCTGTACGTGACAGGTGGTATCTCCGCTGATGCCCAGAGGGGCTACTTTGACCAGCTGTCCTGTGAGGTGTACGACCCTGGGAGGGACTCCTGGAGCTCCATCTCCCCCCTGACCGTCCCTCACGTTGGCCCAGCCTCGGCAGTCCTGGAGGGGAAGCTGTACGTGCTGGGAGGGTACTGCCAGGAGGACAACAGGGAGTCCAAGCTGGTGCACCGCTACGATCCCAGCAGCCAGTGCTGGGAGAACATGGGCAGTATGCCTGGACCCAGCATCGCTTTACAAGCATGTGTGCTTTCCCTGCCGGCACATCTGAGACAATTACCTCATTAAATTAACCAGTGTAGTTTCATGCACCATTGGCATTAGAGGGATTTTTTGGGCACTTTAGTTTAACAGAAAAATACTAATGATCATGATTGTATTTCagaaacttcagaaaaagaaatcTATGTCAGCTCCAGTTAGCATGTAGCTATGAAAAGTATTGGGGACGGGCTCAATGTATTCAAAGCTCGGCATTTACCTGAAATAACGTGGTTTGTAAGACTgattttgttgtttatttttttctagTATTCTACAAGCGGTGTTTTATAAATACTGTTGTTTGTCTTTCGTTTTTTAATATTTCAGATACTAAAGTATAAAAGTGGCAGTGGCATTTACATCATTATAGATTATATACATGCACTTGTCGAGATGTAACCACTTTAAACAAACTACTTTAAATGTTGTGTTTCTGCAAATTTTctgtgaaataaatacaaagatTGTACTTCAAATTATTCTTTTGTGcaggttttttttggggggggggttgttgagaGAACTTCTATCTATACAGGAAAGATCTATATATATGATTCTATTCTACAATAGTATGAAGTAGTACTTGACTGAATCTAAACCTTGTACTGGAAGTTCCAGACTGAATCTGAATCTTGTACCAGAAGTGCCAGACTGAATCTGAATCTCGTACTGGAAGTGCCAGACTGAATCTCTGCTTCCCCACAGTGGCCTGCAGCTGCACCAGCATCACACTCAGGTCCCTCAGCTCAACAAGGAAGCTGGATAAGCAGGACATCATCCATCAAACTGTCACACGTGTTACACTGAGCATCTGATAAacagtttttttcccctccttatagacatttgttttttactcAAAATTTACCACTTAACTAAATGTTTGCTGTTGCAAAGTTTTGATTATTTTTTTTGGACAATTTCTAACCGTTAAAATAGATTGCACTTAGGCGGCATGCAACCTATGTCAATGCAAGATCTTTTTGAAATTGCCATCAATCATTAATGACATGCATCTGATGAACTGTTTTTCCCTTTCTTCATTCTTTCAATTCAAATCTAAAATATTTTTATAGACCTTTTTACgcgcaagcatgtcacaaagggcttcacatactCCCATAGAACTgctctcaaccaacctaaaccctcaggcagggccgtacgcaggccccaaaaaatactgaggtcatgagtcagaacttctaggcgggttcgggggcatgctcccccggattttttttaaattacattatttaaatatggccattttctcttattgagtcttaaggagcaaaaacatcatcattatgacatttcaatatggggcggtgtggagcttttgaaattttgaggtaaacatggggcattctgaggctttttgaaggacctttatgggactcatgaagtaagggcaagttaccacaattttttttaaattattattatatggcaacgacggtacgagcgttttgattggataacgggtagtcaccccagcgtgttgccctcctcgccggtcaatacggatccgtattgccctctgacgtcagcttcaaaatgagcgatatcgacgagtcagctgctgagttttactatccagatgatgctgaaaagctttgtcatcgaaagtgaggatgaagaccagactctttgaatcacttgtgtcgttattttgtgatgaaattaaagccattttagcagaaccatgttgtccgctttctatcaaaagtaatgagttgcttggcaacacatgaaacacaccgtgagaagacttaagagctagctacaattaccctaaaggtaccatttattttcgtttacaaaatgaaaagaatctaaaattgccatataataaactactaactaacctcgaccgttcggtcatgccgggaaatatcaaactgaggctggaacgtatcgaccgagcgatagcgagtcagtttgatatttcccaattgccactgaatttcattttcaatcaatcacatcaatgacatatcatatcaatcgcaaaatgaatgttgattcaaccggtggaaattgattgaccaCCGGTacagtactgacggagttaaccaaactttgatttgatgttcccttatctgagtagtacgctgctgcaatacaatatttccacatgaaaatgaatctttcttctcacagtcatctgccacttaaacttctcttaacctacatgtttagtttgctgcgctcctcttccagtgactgtaactaacataggctattcactaacagtagcggtatgtctatggcggtaacatcagcgtccgacttgtgtttggtggttaccataacgacagtacgttttgttgatgacgcgcagcacatatgtccaaactcttgagctactcggctcttcaagtataaaatcacgttacggtttgtgggagaccaagatcatcgtcctgcagtcagtttcacgtgtactttattttgagtttatataccacgatttaagcaaaaaaaaaacagaaatacgaaaaaaaataccgaggacacgacctcggtgtcctcaatggtagttacggccctgcccTCAGGGAAGACAAGAAAAAACTCCCTGAAAAACTCacagaggagaaaaaattgaagaaaccttgggaggagcaattcagtgagggatcccctcctccatcctccagagacagttggtaaaagagaggagcaggacaCAGGATTCTTTCCAGTCATTTGTTTGTTGGAAAGACATGCGGGTGACAATAGTGTGTGAATGATTGAGGCGTACCACATGAAACCTTTACATGTTTAGTTGTTAATGTCAAATAGGTCAAGTAGAAACCAGAAGCTAGTGAAGAATCCATGCAGTAGCCACTTCAGTCGCTGCATGCAGTTTACTGTCATACAGGCCGGAGTTCTGACTGAAACAGAACCCCTGTGACCCAGTACCTAAGAATAGCTGCTTGTTGATGTCGATGTTGATTTGATGCCCCCTCTGAGATACTGTGGGGCActaagacaggcagacagacaaacagacagacagacagacagacagacagacacacagacaagcagacagacaggcagacaggcaggcacagacagatagactgaCAAACCTAGAGTAGAAGCATCAGAGAAAGACATGAAAGCCCTGGAGGATGACATGTAAATAAGAGACCCTCTACGAGTGAAAGAGATTTTTTTCCAGGCAAAGAGCTCACATTGACGGAGCAGTAACCATGGAGATGACACGAGGACATCTGCCCGAGGAATGGGAGGAAcgctggaggggagagaaggagcaaAGAAGAAGAGTGAttaaggagagaagagagagggtagCGGATGACGACCCAGAGCTGAGGAGGATTGTCGCCTACAACGACACCAGGATGGGTTTGAGACGGAGGGACTGcgaggaaggaagaaagatgaagaagaagaagaacatcCGCACGTCAAGCCgggagggaaaagaggaggaggaggagcagtggAATGAGAAGGGAGAAAGttcagaagaggaggagaacatctcAACTTACAGCCGAGACACATACGCAACAGAGCTGTTCCAGACCTTGGAGGAGTTCAGGGACTCCTCTCTGCTCACTGACCTGACTCTGAGCACTGAGGATGGGCTGAGCTTCCAGGTCCACTCCCCTGTCCTGGCTGCTGTCAGCTCCCTGGTCCACCACAGTCTGCAGGACGGGGATGCAGagtgggagaagaggggaggatctgttaacatgaacagacagagacaggtgtCGATGGTTCTGAGTCCTGGGGTCGACTGTGTAGGGCTGGCGGGGGTGCTGGAGTTTGCCTACACTGGGGTCATAGCAGCTTTGAACGCAGGCACTGTGATCCAGATACAGACGGCAGCTCAAGTACTGGGAGTTCCCAGAGTTCAGGAACTctgtagagaggaagaggagaagatgaagataggaggacagaagaagacagaggagaggaagatctcAGCTGCAGAACAGATGGAGATCAGTCTTCAGGCCATCAGACAGCTGTGGACACAGAGAGTAGGCTGTGATGTAGTTCTGGAGGTGGATGGAATTCCATTTAATGGTAGGTAGAATTTCTAGAGTTTCACTAAAGTGTACTGTGAAACAAGAATACTTATGGAGTCTTAACATGCAATGAAGATTAATCTAAAACAAATAAAATTGTATTTCCTCCTGCTAGCTCACAGAGTTATCCTGGCTACCAGTAGTGACTATTTCAGAGCAATGTTCACCAGTGGGATGAAGGAATCCCAGCAGTACTGTGTGACTCTCCCCTTCCTGGTGGCATCCGAGCTGGAGATCCTGATTGGTTACTCCTACAATGggtccctccctctcagctggGGGCGTGTCTTTGAGATCAGCTGCACCGCCCTCCAGTTACAATTCCAGGCCGCCCTTTTGTTGTGTCTCAACTTCATGCAACAGGAAATGGATGCCCGATCCTGCCTGGACGTGGCATCTTTCGCTGAGGCCTACGGGATGAGTGAGCTCCTCGAGGTGGCTGATGACTTTGTCCTGAGGAACTTCCTGGACGTGGCGTCCACCGCCAAGTTCCTGGATCTGCCTGCGGAGAAGCTCCTAGACTTCCTGCGGAGAGACGGACTCTGTGCTCCTTCGGAGCTGTGGGTCTTCCGGGCGGTGGTGTCGTGGGTGCAGGCCGATCAGGAGGCCAGGCTACCCCAGGCAAGGGAGCTGATGACCGGGGTGCGATTCCCCCTCATGACCTTCCGGGAGTTCAGGGAGGTGCGGGCAGTCAACCTGCGGATGGAGTGCAGCagcggaggaggtggaggtgaaggaggaggtggggaggaggaggtggaactctATGGGTCAGCCCTGAGGGAGTTCAGTATCAGTCTGCCTGGGAGCCAGAACCAGTATCGGGTCCGGAAGCCCAGAGATTCCCTGGTTCTGGTGGGCGGGGACCAGCTAAACCTGGACACGGGTAGACGTGTTCCCAGTAAAGAGATGTGGTTCGCCAACTCACTACGCAGCGGCACAGGGCTGGTGAAGGAGGTGGAGTGGAGGGTTCTGGGAGAGATACCTGAGAAGGCGAGGTTAAGACATGGGGTGGCGGTGCTGGGGGGGCAGCTGTATGTGGTCGGGGGGTGTGAATTCTACGCTAAAGACGACACACTGAAGTCAGCTTATAGGTAAAGGGGGATCATCAAAATAAACGattctatactgtacattgtacAGTCAATGATGACATACAAAAGAAAACTAAAAGGTTTTTattaaaactaaactaaaactgTCTTTTATTGACCTTGTTCTTTCATAAACACACTCATATAGGTATGACCCACAGCAGGGCAGTTGGCAGAGGCTTGCCGACATGCAGAATCATAGGAGTAACTTCTCATTGGTGGTTAGAGGAGAGAGTCTCTATGCCattggaggagacagagatatCAGCACCAACATGGACACGGTGGAAGTCTACAGCCCTGAGTCAGACGCCTGgaggtttgtctgtgtgtgtctgtgtgtgtgtctgtgtatgtgtctgtgtgtgtgtgtctgggttgaggagtgtgtgtggtgtcaggtgtgtgtgtgtgtgtggtgggtggaggtgtgtgaggtctgaaggtgtggggtgtggtgaggaggtgtgtggtggTTGGGAAGGGAGAtttggaggggagggtgtgaaTAATAATCTGACATTTCCAACATTttcaatgttgtgtgtgtgtgttcctgtataCAGTATAAAGTAGTAGTTTACTGGGAATTATACAGATGGTACTTCAGTGACATCTAGAGGTTTGTGTAGGTATACAACATTATCCCTCCTTGTTCCTTATTGTCTGTTATTAAAtcccatctcttctcctccactaaCTCCTAACTTCCTtcttctccagcttctccagACAGTTGCACCAGGCTCTGAGTGGCTT encodes the following:
- the LOC124489085 gene encoding calcium/calmodulin-dependent protein kinase II-like produces the protein MGKDKDYLNEHGYTKVEMVGLGGFGKAISQENGKNVIIRKVLSNEKAKKEVSILQAMDHPNIVHYTEFFEEQKSLYIVMEYCESGDLSDRIKDQKEKNINYTEDQITVWFVQICQALEHVHDKKVMHRNIKPQNIFLTKNGQIKLGNFGISKISQSSDGFTWTQIGTKVYMCLEVLNNHPYTNKCDMWSLGCVLYELCMLQHSMGKTSISKSYSSELQDLVKELLMKNPEDRPSVKEVLQKPFIQRHMQRATTAKVMQNVEMEEAIGVTDSESILADRSEEDAIAAFNYSVLILSTYSEKCFDDLQKIIKDLYALADEFENQHKNSTIGSLSGGVMGAAGGITSIVGLVLAPFTLGASLIVTGVGIGVAVAGGAVGATSNITGMVEQSNFRKIVEEKCQEFNTKIDPMIMALTEIESCSTSFQQFLNDESTSSTTGMVVSRAFKLGGVVPEVVRLAQVASIGRVAAQAAKAVRVASALTGVLSGLFLIMDVAFIVKDSREIHEINTMRENSNTNANPGNSGTRTSSADLLEEVEEEKVPRSNTLKLIKEIREIAGHYQTALDEVRIAKTMLESEQTKCSY
- the LOC124489098 gene encoding complement C1q-like protein 2 translates to MTTITNQLSCELTLHTVLRELGAMGERLETAVRALEDMKVKMEASKSQVSTLNTAVNELKRINQERPHVAFSATLGGGSDVKIGPFNKDYPLVFRRVLINIGNSYNPSSGMFTALVRGIYHFTFTAFDWDVTGGSLTKNGQKIVSWYDNGEGSAKSSSNSATLMLEVGEQVNVMLWKGLHISDNVNHYSSFSGFLLFPMKENM
- the LOC124489072 gene encoding kelch-like protein 33, coding for MSERDFFPEGLVGKGALRDGVMHCRSSNHGDDISMRKVYGRQTYAKELFQTLEGFRDSSLLTDLTLSTEDGLSFQVHSPVLAAVSSLVHHSLQDGDAEWEKRGGSVDGDTQREVSMVLGPGMDRVGLAGVLEFAYTGVIAALNTGNLVQIQTAAQVLGVPRVLELCREEEEKMKIGGQKKTEERKISAAEQMEISLQSIRQLWTQRVGCDVVLGVDGTSFYAHRVVLAASSAYFRAMFTSGMKESQQYCVTLPFLLASELEILIGCSHSGSLSLNWDCVFEVGCTALRLQFQAAFSLCIDFLQQEIGINSCLDVASFAEEFGMADLLKTADNFVLRNFNKVSVTEKFKDLPFKKLRKFLRSLYLCVSSELVVFKAVVSWIEVNPMTSHRLIRELLKTVLFPLMTFTDFKEIKAMKIWTDCNSVYLLKTFLKKFWSYRFASDNHYRIYLPTETLVLVGGNQFCEDTQVHIPSQELWFGNSLRNHIGIVKSVEWRKLGEIPETPRVSHEVVVLEGKLFVVGGRKFWNRSDALSSAWRYDPATNEWQKLADMQEPRFSFSVVAVDGLIYAIGGDFEYQANFDRVDRYCPKTDSWSSCKPLDSALSGHSASVLDGQIFISGGFNCNYECQVSMFLYHPERGTTYLTDMIQPRALHCMETLNNRLYVTGGISADAQRGYFDQLSCEVYDPGRDSWSSISPLTVPHVGPASAVLEGKLYVLGGYCQEDNRESKLVHRYDPSSQCWENMGSMPGPSIALQACVLSLPAHLRQLPH